In the genome of Dermacentor andersoni chromosome 3, qqDerAnde1_hic_scaffold, whole genome shotgun sequence, one region contains:
- the LOC140216314 gene encoding uncharacterized protein yields MRPVLLFQMALLPIVTASWTSQNDTCAARARGTSGNFAHLAISWTSGILQDTGSACVTSASPEPIKEQLQHGFLSGLGENAGSGALTMRPVLLFQMALLPIVTASWTSQNDTCAARARGTSGNFAHLAISWTSGILQDTGSACVTSASPEPIKEQLQHGFLSGLGENAGSGALTMRPVLLFQVSCVHSYRSDERGVVVVPCPRTLIALAYECYVCKLLLCGDVELNPGPSNADMLQTLIQGQKAIRDDLAELKKRLEDAEKTVNAFSTRMAHLETNVSEIAHKVDNCEILSNSVEKLQQTLVLQQAKLVELEDRSRRSNLVVFGIDDRTNETEADLRQKVIKDVFEDRLGVKCLSIARIHRLGKHPGKRPVILFFQNYMEKQEVLRNCKKLKGTQISVQNDFSVETLRKRKLLWQSAKADKEQGKKVALVNDKLRIDSQFYAWDDVSNTRVVVRSGKDPTPRA; encoded by the coding sequence ATGCGTCCCGTATTATTGTTCCAGATGGCTTTGCTGCCTATCGTCACTGCTTCCTGGACATCGCAGAATGATACCTGCGCTGCGCGTGCTCGTGGAACAAGCGGAAACTTCGCCCATTTGGCAATCAGTTGGACGTCAGGCATCCTACAAGATACCGGCAGCGCATGCGTCACATCGGCCAGTCCCGAACCTATAAAGGAGCAGCTCCAACACGGATTCCTCAGTGGGCTcggcgaaaacgcaggaagcggaGCGTTAACCATGCGTCCCGTATTATTGTTCCAGATGGCTTTGCTGCCTATCGTCACTGCTTCCTGGACATCGCAGAATGATACCTGCGCTGCGCGTGCTCGTGGAACAAGCGGAAACTTCGCCCATTTGGCAATCAGTTGGACGTCAGGCATCCTACAAGATACCGGCAGCGCATGCGTCACATCGGCCAGTCCCGAACCTATAAAGGAGCAGCTCCAACACGGATTCCTCAGTGGGCTcggcgaaaacgcaggaagcggaGCGTTAACCATGCGTCCCGTATTATTGTTCCAGGTTAGTTGTGTTCACTCATACCGCAGCGATgaaagaggcgttgttgttgtgCCGTGCCCACGGACTTTGATTGCATTAGCCTACGAGTGTTATGTGTGCAAATTGTTACTTTGTGGCGATGTAGAATTGAATCCGGGTCCTTCCAATGCTGATATGCTCCAGACGTTGATACAAGGCCAAAAGGCTATTAGGGATGATCTGGCAGAGCTTAAAAAGCGGTTGGAAGACGCCGAAAAAACCGTCAATGCATTCTCGACCCGAATGGCCCACCTTGAAACAAATGTCAGTGAAATAGCACATAAAGTAGACAATTGCGAAATCCTTAGCAATTCTGTTGaaaaacttcaacaaacactCGTATTGCAACAGGCTAAACTTGTAGAACTGGAAGATCGGAGTCGGAGATCTAATCTTGTGGTTTTCGGCATAGATGACCGAACAAATGAAACTGAGGCTGATCTGCGACAGAAAGTAATCAAGGATGTGTTCGAGGACAGACTTGGTGTAAAGTGTTTGTCCATTGCTCGGATACATCGCCTGGGAAAACATCCTGGAAAGCGACCTGTAATCCTGTTTTTTCAAAATTATATGGAAAAACAAGAAGTGCTACGCAACTGCAAAAAGCTTAAGGGAACGCAGATTTCCGTGCAAAATGACTTCTCTGTCGAAACATTAAGAAAACGAAAACTGTTGTGGCAAAGTGCTAAAGCTGATAAAGAACAAGGAAAGAAGGTCGCACTAGTGAACGATAAACTTCGCATCGATTCCCAATTCTACGCATGGGATGACGTTTCGAACACACGTGTTGTTGTCCGATCCGGGAAAGATCCTACACCAAGAGCGTAG